The Oryzihumus leptocrescens DNA window ACCTGGTCCAGGAAGTACTGCCCGGCCCGGATGTCGGCGTGCGGGTGGTCGTCGGCGGAGGACCCGGTCGACTCGTCGAGGAACTTGGGGTCGACGAAGCTCACCGCCGGCAGCGTGCCGGCCTTCGCGTCGGCGAGGAACGCTGAGTAGGGCTGGGAGATGTCGACGTACTTGTCGCCCCACAGCGCCAGGAACGGGGTGTCGTTGTAGTAGTAGGTGCCCGTGACCCCGGCGTCCTTGAGCCGGTCCCAGATGGTCGGCATGGTCGAGATGGCCGTGGAGTTGTGGATCCGGTCGGTCTGCGCCGAGTGCTGGTAGAAGCGGTTGGGGTAGGTCTCGGCCAGGATCGCCGAGAAGTAGCCGTCGCAGACGGTCCAGTCGCGGGCGGCGCGGCCGTAGAAGGCCAGGTCGGCGTCGGTGTAGTAGCCGATGGCGAACTCGTCGTTGTCGCCCGAGCGCAGCCACCCGTCGCACCTGCCGTCGTTGTACTGCACCCGGCCGCCCTCGTAGGAGTGGTCCGGGTCGGGGTGGGCGCAGCCCTGGGTGTCGGTGAGGTGGTGGGTCTGGCGGGTCACGCCGTAGCGGTCGGTGTAGGTCAGGCCCGCCTGCTTGCCGTTGGCCCCCGGCAGCCAGCCGAGGTAGTGGTCGAAGGACCGGTTCTCCATCATCACCACGACCACGTGGTCGATGCCGGAGTCGGCGGGGGCGGGAAGGGTCGGCGTGGCTGCGGACGCGGGCAGGGCCTGCTCGAGGGCGGCGGCGCCCAGGGCGGCCCCGGTGCCGGCCAGCAGCTGTCGTCGGCTGATCTCCATGACCGGGTCAACGGCGTTGCGCGGCAGGGGTTATCGGGGGCACCGGAAGTTCACGACTCGTTCACCGCCACGGCGTCCGGCACCATGGTCCCGTGGTGCAGACGGTGGAGCTGCTGCTCGACGAGGCACTCGAGGCGCAGGTGCTCGTGCAGTGGCGGGCCCTCGCCGACGCCGGGCTGCCCAGCCAGGCGCTGCACACCGGCCCGTCGAACCGTCCGCACGTCACCCTCACCGCGCAGGCGGCCATCCCGGCCGACCGCGAGCTCGGCCTCGCCGACGTGCTCGCGGGGCTGCCGCTGGGGGTGCGGCTGGGGTCGGTCACCTGCTTCGGGCGGGACCGCTACGTGCTGGTGCGCCCGCTCGTCGCCACGGTCGAGCTGCTCCAGCTGCAGCGGCACGTCTTCGCCGTCGCCGGCAACGGCAACGGGGTGCGCGACCTCATGCGGCCCGGGCACTGGGTCCCGCACGTGACCCTGGCGCACCGGATGAGCGCCGAGCAGGTCGGCATCGCGCTCGCCGTGCTCCACGGCTCGGAGGAGACCGACGGGTATGCCGTGTCCGCCCGCCGCTGGGACAGCGAGGCCCGGCGGGAGTGGGCCCTGGTCGCGCAGGAGTGAGCCACGAGGTGGATCCGGCGCGGGGCCGGCGAGCGTAGGCTCGCTGCCGAGGACGACCCGGGGAGACCGCCACGACCGCGACCCGCCACTTCGAGTCACCCGCCCTGCCGCAGCGGGTCGTCTTCGGCGTGGGGTCCTTCGCCCGGGTCGGCGCCGAGCTGGAGGCGCTGGGCGCCCGACGGGTGCTGCTCATCGCCTCGGTCTCGGCCAAGACCCGCGCCGACGACCTCGCCCACCACCTCGGTGACCGGCTGGCCGCGCGCGTGCACGAGGTCCGCCAGCACGTGCCGCAGGCGCTCGCCGACGACACCGTGGCGCTGGCCCGCGACCAGGGCGCCGACGCGGTGGTGACGGTCGGCGGTGGGTCCGCGACCGGCCTGGGCAAGGCGGTCGCGCTGGACACGGGGCTGCCGCTGCTGGCCGTGCCCACCACCTACGCCGGGTCCGAGGCCACCCCGGTGTGGGGTGTCACGGGTGAGCACAAGCGCACCGGCCGCGACCTGCGGGCGCTGCCCCGGGTGGTGGTCTACGACCCCGAGCTGCTCGCCGCCCTCCCGGCGTCGACCACGGCCACCTCCGGGCTCAACGCGATGGCCCACTGCGTCGAGGCACTGTGGTCCCCGGACGCGACCCCGGTGACGGACCTGCTTGCCGCAGAAGCGATCCACCTGCTGGCCAGGGCGTTGCCGCGCGCGACGTGGAACCCCGGCGAGGTCGCCGACCGGGAGGACGCCCTACTCGGTGCCTGGCTCGCCGGCACGGCGTTCGCCGTGGCCGGGGGAGGCCTGCA harbors:
- a CDS encoding alkaline phosphatase family protein, which codes for MEISRRQLLAGTGAALGAAALEQALPASAATPTLPAPADSGIDHVVVVMMENRSFDHYLGWLPGANGKQAGLTYTDRYGVTRQTHHLTDTQGCAHPDPDHSYEGGRVQYNDGRCDGWLRSGDNDEFAIGYYTDADLAFYGRAARDWTVCDGYFSAILAETYPNRFYQHSAQTDRIHNSTAISTMPTIWDRLKDAGVTGTYYYNDTPFLALWGDKYVDISQPYSAFLADAKAGTLPAVSFVDPKFLDESTGSSADDHPHADIRAGQYFLDQVYEAVTTSPNWGRTALVINYDEWGGFYDHVAPTTAPDAHPEYGSLRGFRVPCLVVSPRARRSHVAHGVYDHTSVLKMIEWRWGLAPLTPRDAAANNLAEVLDFSTTNLAAPRYDVPAFAGTPCPPGGFADYEDWHALKDLATKHGWSLPA
- a CDS encoding 2'-5' RNA ligase family protein — its product is MVQTVELLLDEALEAQVLVQWRALADAGLPSQALHTGPSNRPHVTLTAQAAIPADRELGLADVLAGLPLGVRLGSVTCFGRDRYVLVRPLVATVELLQLQRHVFAVAGNGNGVRDLMRPGHWVPHVTLAHRMSAEQVGIALAVLHGSEETDGYAVSARRWDSEARREWALVAQE
- a CDS encoding maleylacetate reductase, producing the protein MPQRVVFGVGSFARVGAELEALGARRVLLIASVSAKTRADDLAHHLGDRLAARVHEVRQHVPQALADDTVALARDQGADAVVTVGGGSATGLGKAVALDTGLPLLAVPTTYAGSEATPVWGVTGEHKRTGRDLRALPRVVVYDPELLAALPASTTATSGLNAMAHCVEALWSPDATPVTDLLAAEAIHLLARALPRATWNPGEVADREDALLGAWLAGTAFAVAGGGLHHTLCHVLGGTWGLDHGATHAVLLPYVTAYNAAAAPEAVATVARELRADDAARGLWDLARTLAAPPSLAVIGMPAGGLDEAAERAVTAVGERNPRPVDVASLRRLLDDAFLGRAPGGSARPAG